The following coding sequences are from one Cystobacter fuscus DSM 2262 window:
- the hemW gene encoding radical SAM family heme chaperone HemW, whose amino-acid sequence MDFAGPIDALTGTPAARFGLYVHFPYCVSKCPYCDFAVAVVREVPEERYARAVLTELDARLAADPSLRERTLESIFLGGGTPSLWHPRWVAHVLEGVAARLRVAPGAEVSLEANPSLADAGRFAGYRAAGVNRLSLGVQSFQAETLQALGREHSGAQAVAAFETARRAGFDVVSMDFIYGVHGQTRAQVEADARQAVALEPEHLSTYALTVEREVLAVATPLSRQLDQGVLALPSDEAVVEMAQTVRDVYAGGGLHRYEISNHARPGFSSRHNALYWTGGEYLALGVGATGMWLTSSAGAPPEGSRYVNPRGSGAYLRAVEEGRPVEASREALGPEELFAERLSMGLRLRSGVDWEAVCTRYGQSPEPRRAEVARLVRHGLARLEGARLVLTDAGADVHSAICARLL is encoded by the coding sequence ATGGACTTCGCGGGTCCCATCGACGCCCTCACGGGCACGCCCGCGGCGCGCTTCGGGCTGTACGTGCACTTCCCCTACTGCGTGTCCAAGTGCCCCTACTGCGACTTCGCGGTGGCGGTGGTGCGCGAGGTGCCCGAGGAGCGCTACGCCCGCGCGGTGCTCACGGAGCTGGACGCGCGGCTCGCGGCGGACCCGTCGCTGCGCGAGCGCACGCTGGAGTCCATCTTCCTCGGTGGCGGCACGCCGTCCCTGTGGCATCCCCGGTGGGTGGCGCACGTGCTGGAGGGCGTGGCGGCGCGGCTGCGCGTGGCGCCGGGCGCCGAGGTGTCCCTGGAAGCCAACCCGAGCCTCGCGGACGCCGGGCGTTTCGCGGGCTACCGGGCCGCGGGCGTCAACCGGTTGTCGCTGGGCGTGCAGTCCTTCCAGGCGGAGACGCTCCAGGCGCTGGGGCGCGAGCACTCGGGCGCGCAGGCGGTGGCCGCGTTCGAGACGGCCCGGCGCGCGGGCTTCGACGTGGTGTCCATGGACTTCATCTATGGCGTGCACGGCCAGACGCGCGCGCAGGTGGAGGCGGACGCGCGCCAGGCGGTGGCCCTCGAGCCCGAGCACCTGTCCACCTACGCGCTGACGGTGGAGCGCGAGGTGCTGGCCGTGGCCACGCCGCTGTCCCGGCAGCTCGACCAGGGCGTGCTGGCGCTGCCCTCGGACGAGGCCGTGGTGGAGATGGCCCAGACGGTGCGCGACGTCTACGCCGGGGGCGGACTGCACCGCTACGAAATCTCCAACCATGCCCGGCCGGGGTTCAGCTCGCGCCACAACGCGCTGTACTGGACCGGGGGCGAGTACCTCGCGCTGGGCGTGGGGGCCACGGGCATGTGGCTCACCTCTTCGGCGGGCGCCCCTCCCGAGGGCTCGCGCTACGTGAACCCGCGCGGCTCGGGAGCGTACCTGCGCGCGGTGGAGGAGGGCCGGCCGGTGGAGGCGAGCCGGGAAGCCCTGGGCCCCGAGGAGCTCTTCGCCGAGCGCCTGTCCATGGGGCTGCGGCTGCGCTCCGGCGTGGACTGGGAAGCGGTGTGCACGCGCTACGGCCAGTCCCCCGAACCCCGCCGGGCGGAGGTGGCGCGGCTGGTGCGCCATGGCCTCGCCCGGCTCGAGGGCGCCCGGCTCGTGCTCACCGACGCGGGCGCGGACGTGCACAGCGCCATCTGCGCGCGCCTGCTGTGA